Sequence from the Pedobacter sp. D749 genome:
TAACCGTTATAAAGATCATTTCAGCAAACCAACTACTGTTGATGAAAAAGATGTAAATGCAACCAACGGTGCTGTACAGGTTTTTGTTTTAGGTAAAGATGCGGCAACGGATTTTTCGGCCACTATTAAAAGCAAAGTAACCAAAATGCCATTGTTTAATGTAGCAGGCGTAATTCCAGGTAAATCAAAAGCGAAAGAAATTGTAATTTTCTCGGGTCATTATGATCACCTGGGTTTCTTAAAACCGGTAGATGGCGATAGTATTGCCAATGGAGCTGATGATGATGCCTCGGGTACAACGGCCATGATTGCCCTGGCCAAATATTATAAAGCACAAAAAAATAACGAACGTACCTTGATCTTTGTTGCTTTTACTGCTGAAGAAATTGGTGGTTTTGGCGCAAGATATTTCTCAGAAAAACTAAATCCTGATGATGTTGTAGCCATGTTCAATATCGAAATGATCGGCAAAGATTCTAAGTTTGGAAAAAACACCGCATTTATTACCGGTTACGAAAGATCTGATTTTGGGAAGATTTTACAGAAAAACTTAGCAGGAACTGAATTTACTTTCCATCCGGATCCCTATCCGGATCAAAACTTATTTTATAGAAGCGATAATGCAACTTTAGCTGCTTTAGGCGTACCGGCACATACCATCAGTACGGATAAAATTGATATTGATAAATTGTACCACAGCGTAAAGGACGAATACAGCTCTTTAGATGTAGAGAATATCCTTTCTACTATTAAAGCAATTGCTAAGAGTGCAACCAGCATTGTAAACGGAACAGATACACCAACCAGGATACCGAAGTTGAAGCAATAACCGAGGTTTAATACAGATCGTCATTTCGACCGAAGTGGAGAAATCTTTTACGCCAGTTAAAAGATCTCTCCATTTCGCTGCGCTTCAGTCGAGATGACGAAACAAAAATGGCCAGTGATTTTTTCACTGGCCATTGCTATTTTATAAACCTTTGTAAGCAGATTACTTACTCAAATACATTGATTTGTCTTTGTAAAGCTTGCGGAAGTAAGGATCTTCTAAATCTTTGATGAAACGGATCGCTTCACCTGTAGATTTCATTTCAGGACCTAATTCTTTCGCTACCTCCGGGAATTTCTCGTAAGAGAAAACCGGTTCTTTAATGGCATAACCTTTAAGTTTACGAACGATAGTAAAATCTTTCAGCTTTGCTACGCCTAACATAATTTTAGCCGCGATATTAATATATGGAACATCGTAAGCTTTTGCGATGAAAGGAACCGTACGCGATGCCCTTGGGTTCGCCTCAATTACATATACTTTCTCATCCTTAATGGCGAACTGAATGTTAAGTAAACCTCGTACATCTAATGCTTTGGCAATTTTGATCGAGTATTCTTCCATTGCTTTAGTTACCGTTTCTGATAAGCTGAATGTAGGTAATACGGCGAACGAATCTCCTGAGTGGATACCTGCAGGCTCGATGTGCTCCATCATACCCACAATGTGTACATCATCACCATCAGAAATTGAATCGGATTCTGCTTCTTCTGCCCTATCTAAAAAGTGATCAATCAATACGCGGTTGCCCGGTAAATCGCCCAATAACTTCACCACTGCTTTTTCAAGGTCTTCATCGTTAATTACGATGCTCATACCCTGGCCACCTAATACATAACTCGGACGGACCAATACCGGATAACCTACCTCATTTGCGACAACAATTGCCTCTTCGGCATTTTCTGCAACACCATATTTTGGATAAGGAATGTTTAATTCTTTCAAAAGATCAGAGAAACGGCCGCGGTCTTCGGCAATATCCATGTTTTCGAAAGATGTTCCGATAATTTTGATACCTTTTTCAGTTAATTTTTCTGCCATTTTCAGCGCGGTCTGACCACCTAGCTGAACAATTACACCTTCAGGTTTTTCCAGCTCGATAATTTCGCGAACGTGTTCCCAGAAAACAGGCTCGAAGTATAATTTATCGGCCATGTTAAAGTCGGTAGAAACCGTTTCAGGATTACAGTTAATCATGATGGCTTCAAAACCCGATTCTTTTGCAGCCAATAAACCATGTACACATGAATAATCGAATTCGATACCCTGACCAATACGGTTAGGGCCTGAACCCAAAACAATTACTTTTTTCCTGTCAGAAGGTTTTGATTCATTCTCTTCTTCGAAAGTAGAATAGTAATATGGTGTTTTGGCCGGAAACTCAGCAGCGCAGGTATCAACCATTTTATACACCCTGTTTATACCTAAAGCTTTACGGCGATCGTAAACCTCATCTTCGGTAACATTGCCTAACAACCAGGCAATCTGGATATCAGAGAATCCTTTTTGTTTAAGTGTTACAAAGAAATCCTGAGGGATATTGTTTAGCGAATATCTTTTTAATTCAGTTTCAAGCAATACAAGATCCTGAATCTGGTTTAAGAACCATTTATCAATTTTAGTTACCTTACGGATGGATTCCAAAGGTACACCCATTGTCATGGCGTCTTTTATTAAGAATAAACGGTTCCATGAAGCGTGCTCCAAACCGTCCATAATCTCTTCAATATTGCGTACCTGTTTGCCATCTGCACCTAAACCAGCGCGGTTGATCTCTAAACTCTGACAAGCTTTTTGTAATGCCTCAATAAAGGTACGGCCAATTGCCATTACCTCGCCTACTGATTTCATCTGCAAGCCAAGCTCTTTGTTAGCGCCTTTAAATTTATCGAAGTTCCAGCGCGGTACTTTAACAATTACGTAATCTAAAGTAGGTTCGAAATATGCTGAAGTCGTTTTGGTAATTTGATTTTCAATTTCATCCAGGTTGTAACCGATAGCCAGTTTAGCTGCAATTTTCGCAATCGGATAACCGGTTGCCTTACTTGCCAAAGCTGATGAACGCGATACACGTGGGTTAATTTCGATAGCGATAATTTCATCGTTTGCCGGGTTAACCGAGAACTGAACGTTACAGCCGCCGGCAAAGTTGCCGATTGCACGCATCATTTTGATGGCCTGGTTACGCATATCCTGGTAACAACGATCAGACAAAGTCATTGCCGGAGCAACAGTGATTGAATCTCCAGTATGGATACCCATCGGATCGAAGTTTTCGATCGAACAGATAATGATTACGTTATCGTTGCTATCTCTTAACAACTCCAACTCGTATTCTTTCCAGCCTAAAACAGCTTTCTCTACCAATACTTCGTGTGTTGGCGAAGCTTCTAAACCACGTTTTAAAGCAGCATCGAATTCCTCTTTTTTGTGCACAAAACCACCACCAGAACCACCTAAAGTGTACGAAGGGCGGATTACCAATGGATAACCGATTTCTTGTGCAGCTTCTTTACCTTCTAAAAATGAGTTGGCAATTTTCGATTCAGCAACACCTACGCCGATATCAACCATTAACTGGCGGAAAGCTTCGCGGTTTTCTGTTTTTTCGATTGCTGCAACATCTACACCAACCACTTTTACACCGTATTTTTCCCAAACACCACGTTCTTCCGCTTCTTTACAGAGGTTTAGCGCGGTTTGGCCTCCCATTGTAGGAAGTACAGCATCAATTCTAGGTAAATCTGCAGAGTCGATATGCTCTTGTAAAATAACCTCTATTGAATCAACGCTTAACGGACGCAGGTAAACATGGTCGCCGATAACCTTATCCGTCATGATGGTAGCCGGATTGGAGTTGATAATAGAAACGGTAATCCCTTCTTCTTTTAAAGAAAGCGCCGCTTGCGAACCTGAATAATCAAATTCACAGGCTTGGCCAATAATAATTGGTCCAGATCCGATAATCAGTACTGAGCGTATGGAAGTGTCTTTAGGCATGATAAAGCTTAAACAATAATTAAAATTCTAAAGTGTTGAACCCGAAGGTGAAGAAGCAAGAAGGTATTATGCTTGTAAGAAGAAAAATCCCAACTGTTCTGTCGGGATGCAAAGATACATCATTAGATATGATTTTAAGGCGTTTTTTTTAAAATAAAAAAGAGCACTATTTAAGCGCTCTTTTTAGATTTTTCTTTCGAGAAATGAGCTACTGTTGTAATTTAATTTCGCCTAAATCTGTAGTAGCGCTATCTTTTACGGCAACCTTTTCTATTACTGCATCTTTATAAGGCGCGTTGGCTTTTACCACAACGGTATAAACACCTTCTTTTAGGTTAGTAAAAGTAAAAACACCCTGGTTAATCTGTGCATTTAGGGTGTCTTTCTCTGCTACAAGTGAAACAGCAGAAGCTGCATCTCCCGGCGTAATTTTTCCGATGATTCCACCTAATTTAATATGAGTAAAGGCAATTGAGCCTAAAGCAAATACAATAAGAAGAGATAATACAACACACAATTTTTTCATGGAATAATGATTTTTTGCTTAATGTCTGAAATACATAACAGCGTTTAGTATATATAGTTTTAAATAATGAACACTTTTTTTCTGATTGTACTATAAATTATACAGGTGTGTAAAGTGAAAATATTTATTTTTATTACAAATGTTAATTAGTGTTAAAACAATTTCGCAAAAGTAGTCCTGTTAGTCAGAATTACGTCACGAAGTTGTGATGCTCGAAATATTGGCAATGATGTTGTAATAAGCAGAACATAT
This genomic interval carries:
- a CDS encoding M20/M25/M40 family metallo-hydrolase; translation: MKKIFLLTLVGMASLQLKAQNIDKIITREYTDHLIKTLSADDMQGRETFTPGIDKAATFIESEFKKIGLQPLTGEKTFRQTFNKYQVANQSTSVKIDGQEIALENIMVTGVTTESVTLDKSNTTVVKLDPEKPFVAQFRTMLNTDKNQIVLVDNKFADLFNRYKDHFSKPTTVDEKDVNATNGAVQVFVLGKDAATDFSATIKSKVTKMPLFNVAGVIPGKSKAKEIVIFSGHYDHLGFLKPVDGDSIANGADDDASGTTAMIALAKYYKAQKNNERTLIFVAFTAEEIGGFGARYFSEKLNPDDVVAMFNIEMIGKDSKFGKNTAFITGYERSDFGKILQKNLAGTEFTFHPDPYPDQNLFYRSDNATLAALGVPAHTISTDKIDIDKLYHSVKDEYSSLDVENILSTIKAIAKSATSIVNGTDTPTRIPKLKQ
- a CDS encoding carboxypeptidase regulatory-like domain-containing protein; this encodes MKKLCVVLSLLIVFALGSIAFTHIKLGGIIGKITPGDAASAVSLVAEKDTLNAQINQGVFTFTNLKEGVYTVVVKANAPYKDAVIEKVAVKDSATTDLGEIKLQQ
- the carB gene encoding carbamoyl-phosphate synthase large subunit; translation: MPKDTSIRSVLIIGSGPIIIGQACEFDYSGSQAALSLKEEGITVSIINSNPATIMTDKVIGDHVYLRPLSVDSIEVILQEHIDSADLPRIDAVLPTMGGQTALNLCKEAEERGVWEKYGVKVVGVDVAAIEKTENREAFRQLMVDIGVGVAESKIANSFLEGKEAAQEIGYPLVIRPSYTLGGSGGGFVHKKEEFDAALKRGLEASPTHEVLVEKAVLGWKEYELELLRDSNDNVIIICSIENFDPMGIHTGDSITVAPAMTLSDRCYQDMRNQAIKMMRAIGNFAGGCNVQFSVNPANDEIIAIEINPRVSRSSALASKATGYPIAKIAAKLAIGYNLDEIENQITKTTSAYFEPTLDYVIVKVPRWNFDKFKGANKELGLQMKSVGEVMAIGRTFIEALQKACQSLEINRAGLGADGKQVRNIEEIMDGLEHASWNRLFLIKDAMTMGVPLESIRKVTKIDKWFLNQIQDLVLLETELKRYSLNNIPQDFFVTLKQKGFSDIQIAWLLGNVTEDEVYDRRKALGINRVYKMVDTCAAEFPAKTPYYYSTFEEENESKPSDRKKVIVLGSGPNRIGQGIEFDYSCVHGLLAAKESGFEAIMINCNPETVSTDFNMADKLYFEPVFWEHVREIIELEKPEGVIVQLGGQTALKMAEKLTEKGIKIIGTSFENMDIAEDRGRFSDLLKELNIPYPKYGVAENAEEAIVVANEVGYPVLVRPSYVLGGQGMSIVINDEDLEKAVVKLLGDLPGNRVLIDHFLDRAEEAESDSISDGDDVHIVGMMEHIEPAGIHSGDSFAVLPTFSLSETVTKAMEEYSIKIAKALDVRGLLNIQFAIKDEKVYVIEANPRASRTVPFIAKAYDVPYINIAAKIMLGVAKLKDFTIVRKLKGYAIKEPVFSYEKFPEVAKELGPEMKSTGEAIRFIKDLEDPYFRKLYKDKSMYLSK